TCGTCTGCGGAGACACTGGCGTCTCACACCTCGGGGCAGCCACCCGCACGCCCAGCGTGGTCGTGTTCCTCGCTTCGGACCCTGCGCGCTGGGCCCCTCTGGACCGCGAGCGGCACCGGGTGGTGGGCGATGACGCCGGGGCGGCGCTGGCTGAAGTGGACTTCCTGCTGCGGCGGGAGGTGGCGCGTGTCGGTTGATGTCCAGCGTGCGCTGCTCGCCTGTACGGGGAACGTCGCGGCCCTCCTGCCCGAACTCGAAACCTACCGGGCCGCCTGGCCGAATGCCCATCTCACCCTGCTCGTTCCCGCCGCCGAGCGGAACGAGGCGCCGCTCTGGGCGGGCGACGTACTGGCTCCCGCCACCTTCTGGACCCGCGACCTTGTGGAGACGTTGCGGGCCGGGCGGTTTAACGCCGCCTTCCTCCTTACCCCTCCCGGCGACTCGCCGCACGGACTGGGCTACCTGTGCGCACTCGCCGGTATTCCCGTTCGCGTGGGGGTTTCCGCCGAGTTTGGCGGGCAGGCGCTCACCGAATGGATCAAGCCTGCCCTGGCCTCACCCTCCCCCGAAAGGAGCTGACATGCGACCCCTCCGAATCCTGACCTGGCACATTCACGGCAGCTACCTGTACTACCTGACGCAGGCCCCCCACGAGTTTTACCTCCCGGTCAAACCCGGACGCCCCGAGGGCTACGGTGGGCGCGCGGGCGACTTCCGCTGGGGCGAGAACGTGCACGACGTGCCCGCCGAGGACGTGAGGAACCAGCAGTTTGACGCCGTGCTGTTTCAGTCACACAAGAACTACCTCGAAGATCAATTCGAAATCCTCTCGCCCGAACAGCGCAAGTTACCGCGCATCTACCTCGAGCACGACCCGCCGCGCGAGACGCCCACCGACACCCGGCATCCGGTGGACGACCCCGAGACGCTGCTCGTCCACGTGACCCACTTCAACGACCTGATGTGGAACAGCGGACGCACGCCGACGCGCGTGATCGAACACGGCGTGACCGATCCGGGGATGACGTGGACGGGCGAAAAAGCGCGCGGCCTGACCGTCGTGAATGGCCTCAAGTCGCGAGGCCGCCGCCTGGGCGTGGACGTGTTCGAGCAGGTGAGGGCCGAAGTCCCCCTCGATCTGGTCGGCATCAAGGCCGAGGAGATGGGCGGGCTGGGCAGCATTCCGCTGGCCGAGCTGCCCGCCTTCGCCGCGCCGTACCGCTTCTTCTTCAACCCGATCCGTTACACCAGCCTGGGTCTGGCGGTGTGCGAGGCGATGATGCTCGGCATGCCCATCCTGGGCTTGGCAACCACGGAGATGGCGACCGCCGTGCAAAACGGCGTGAACGGCTATGTGGACACCGACGTGCGGAAGCTGGTGGAGCGGATGAACCACCTCCTTAACGACCCCG
This is a stretch of genomic DNA from Deinococcus hopiensis KR-140. It encodes these proteins:
- a CDS encoding glycosyltransferase family 4 protein yields the protein MRPLRILTWHIHGSYLYYLTQAPHEFYLPVKPGRPEGYGGRAGDFRWGENVHDVPAEDVRNQQFDAVLFQSHKNYLEDQFEILSPEQRKLPRIYLEHDPPRETPTDTRHPVDDPETLLVHVTHFNDLMWNSGRTPTRVIEHGVTDPGMTWTGEKARGLTVVNGLKSRGRRLGVDVFEQVRAEVPLDLVGIKAEEMGGLGSIPLAELPAFAAPYRFFFNPIRYTSLGLAVCEAMMLGMPILGLATTEMATAVQNGVNGYVDTDVRKLVERMNHLLNDPDEARRLSEGARAVARERFSIGRFARDWDVALREVAGRGALVGGVK